A genomic stretch from Kribbella jejuensis includes:
- the pcrA gene encoding DNA helicase PcrA, with amino-acid sequence MTTLFSPDELPVPLEEPKTSRPDPDKLLEGLNPQQRAAVVHAGKPLLVVAGAGSGKTRVLTRRIAYLLAARDVHPGAILAITFTNKAAAEMRERVVELVGPRAKIMWVSTFHSSCVRILRRDIKRFGINSTFSIYDDTDSRRLMTLVCRELDLDVKRYNPRAVLNWISTQKNELIDHETAAAKAENHLEETYAECYRIYQERLAQANALDFDDLLMTTVNLLQAFPEVREYYRRRFRHVLVDEYQDTNHAQYTLIRELCGEDPANYNGPTAPPAELMVVGDSDQSIYAFRGATIRNILAFEEDFAGAETILLEQNYRSTQTILTAANAVIARNEGRMAKNLWSDQGAGEQIAVYVADNEHDEAQFVADEIDRLADADGVKPSDVAVFYRTNAQSRVFEEVFIRTGHPYKVVGGVRFYERKEVRDALAYLRVLVNPEDTVSLRRIMNEPKRGIGDRAEAAIEALAQRERISFAQAMRRAHDAPAMASRSVNAVQAFVDILDELTAMVDSGAPPDDILDVALHRSGYHEALQKSPDPQDETRLENLDEFISVAREFVEERTAAGEPADLQAFLERVALVADADQIPDAATEGVVTLMTLHTAKGLEFPVVFLTGMEDGVFPHSRSLTDLKELEEERRLAYVGITRARQRLAISRAAVRSAYGAPQHNPPSRFLEEIPAELLDWRRDESAITRWSGTGTTRGSGIPSRYEPARKTASDKPVISLNPGDRVVHDSFGMGTVVVVRGEGQQAQADIDFGSEGVKRLLLRYAPVEKI; translated from the coding sequence ATGACTACGCTGTTCTCGCCTGATGAGCTCCCGGTGCCGCTGGAGGAGCCGAAGACGTCCCGCCCGGATCCGGACAAGCTGCTCGAAGGGCTGAATCCGCAGCAGCGGGCGGCGGTCGTGCATGCCGGGAAGCCGCTGCTGGTGGTGGCCGGGGCCGGGTCGGGCAAGACCCGGGTGCTGACCCGGCGGATCGCCTACCTGCTGGCCGCCCGGGACGTGCACCCGGGGGCGATCCTCGCGATCACCTTCACCAACAAGGCCGCCGCGGAGATGCGCGAGCGGGTGGTGGAGCTGGTCGGGCCGCGGGCGAAGATCATGTGGGTCTCGACGTTCCACTCGTCCTGTGTGCGGATCCTGCGCCGCGACATCAAGCGGTTCGGGATCAACTCGACGTTCTCGATCTACGACGACACCGACTCGCGCCGGCTGATGACGCTGGTCTGCCGCGAACTCGACCTGGACGTCAAGCGGTACAACCCGCGCGCCGTGCTGAACTGGATCTCCACCCAGAAGAACGAGCTGATCGATCACGAGACGGCCGCCGCGAAGGCGGAGAACCATCTCGAGGAGACCTACGCCGAGTGCTACCGGATCTACCAGGAGCGGCTCGCGCAGGCGAACGCGCTGGACTTCGACGACCTGCTGATGACCACCGTCAACCTGCTGCAGGCCTTCCCCGAGGTCCGGGAGTACTACCGCCGCCGCTTCCGCCACGTGCTCGTCGACGAGTACCAGGACACCAACCACGCGCAGTACACGCTGATCCGGGAGCTCTGCGGTGAGGACCCGGCCAACTACAACGGTCCGACCGCCCCGCCGGCCGAGCTGATGGTGGTCGGTGACTCGGACCAGTCGATCTACGCGTTCCGGGGCGCGACGATCCGCAACATCCTCGCCTTCGAGGAGGACTTCGCCGGCGCGGAGACGATCCTGCTCGAGCAGAACTACCGCTCCACCCAGACGATCCTGACCGCGGCGAACGCGGTGATCGCCCGCAACGAGGGCCGGATGGCGAAGAACCTCTGGTCCGACCAGGGCGCCGGCGAGCAGATCGCGGTGTACGTCGCGGACAACGAGCACGACGAGGCGCAGTTCGTCGCCGACGAGATCGACCGGCTCGCGGACGCCGACGGGGTGAAACCGTCGGATGTCGCGGTGTTCTACCGGACCAACGCGCAGTCCCGGGTCTTCGAGGAAGTCTTCATCCGCACCGGCCATCCGTACAAGGTGGTCGGCGGCGTCCGGTTCTACGAGCGCAAGGAGGTCCGCGACGCCCTCGCGTACCTGCGGGTGCTGGTGAACCCGGAGGACACCGTCTCTCTGCGCCGGATCATGAACGAGCCGAAGCGCGGGATCGGCGACCGGGCCGAGGCCGCGATCGAGGCGCTCGCGCAACGCGAGCGGATCTCGTTCGCGCAGGCGATGCGGCGGGCGCACGACGCGCCGGCGATGGCATCCCGCTCGGTGAACGCCGTGCAGGCGTTCGTTGACATCCTCGACGAGCTGACCGCGATGGTGGACTCGGGCGCCCCGCCGGACGACATCCTCGACGTCGCGCTGCACCGCTCGGGGTACCACGAGGCCCTGCAGAAGTCGCCCGACCCGCAGGACGAGACCCGCCTGGAGAACCTGGACGAGTTCATCTCGGTGGCCCGCGAGTTCGTCGAGGAGCGGACCGCGGCGGGCGAGCCGGCCGATCTGCAGGCGTTCCTGGAGCGGGTCGCGCTGGTCGCCGACGCGGACCAGATCCCGGACGCGGCGACCGAGGGCGTGGTCACGCTGATGACGCTGCACACCGCGAAGGGCCTGGAGTTCCCGGTGGTGTTCCTGACCGGGATGGAGGACGGCGTCTTCCCGCACTCCCGGTCGCTGACCGATCTGAAGGAGCTCGAGGAGGAGCGCCGGCTGGCGTACGTCGGCATCACCCGGGCCCGGCAGCGGCTGGCGATCTCCCGGGCCGCGGTCCGTTCGGCGTACGGCGCTCCGCAGCACAACCCGCCGTCGCGGTTCCTGGAGGAGATCCCCGCCGAGCTGCTCGACTGGCGTCGGGACGAGTCGGCGATCACCCGCTGGTCCGGCACGGGCACGACCCGCGGCAGCGGCATCCCGAGCCGCTACGAGCCGGCTCGCAAGACGGCGTCCGACAAGCCGGTGATCAGCCTCAACCCGGGCGACCGCGTGGTGCACGACAGCTTCGGCATGGGCACCGTCGTCGTGGTCCGTGGCGAGGGTCAGCAGGCCCAGGCCGACATCGACTTCGGCTCCGAGGGCGTCAAGCGACTCCTGCTGCGCTACGCCCCGGTGGAGAAGATCTGA
- a CDS encoding ClpP family protease: MSSYTIPNVIASHPRGERIMDVYSHLLTERVIYLGTAIDSGVANAIIAQLLHLETDSPESEINLYINCEGGDMSAMLAIYDTMQYIQSPVATYGVGQAISAGAVLLSAGTAGRRAILPHARVVLHQPAGRGQGTIPDLILQADEVVRVRGQVEEILARHTGQTVERLRHDTDRDHVLTAEGAKAYGIVDHVIAERAPLAALT, from the coding sequence ATGAGCAGTTACACCATTCCCAACGTGATCGCCTCGCACCCGCGGGGCGAGCGGATCATGGACGTCTACTCGCACCTGCTGACCGAGCGGGTCATCTACTTGGGTACGGCGATCGACTCCGGGGTCGCGAACGCGATCATCGCGCAGCTGCTGCACCTGGAGACGGACAGCCCCGAGTCGGAGATCAACCTCTACATCAACTGCGAGGGCGGCGACATGTCCGCGATGCTGGCGATCTACGACACCATGCAGTACATCCAGTCGCCGGTCGCGACGTACGGCGTCGGGCAGGCGATCTCCGCCGGGGCCGTGCTGCTCTCGGCCGGTACGGCGGGGCGCCGGGCGATCCTGCCGCACGCACGGGTGGTCCTGCACCAGCCGGCCGGGCGCGGTCAGGGCACCATCCCGGACCTGATCCTGCAGGCGGACGAGGTGGTCCGGGTCCGCGGTCAGGTCGAGGAGATCCTGGCCCGGCACACCGGCCAGACCGTCGAGCGGCTGCGGCACGACACCGACCGCGACCACGTCCTGACCGCCGAGGGCGCGAAGGCGTACGGCATCGTCGACCACGTGATCGCCGAACGCGCTCCACTGGCCGCACTGACGTAA
- a CDS encoding ClpP family protease, translating into MAEDMKAPLFNETARQRLFAQRIVVLDRALDDDLGTLLATQILTLAAEDPDSDIAFWIHSPGGSVPSMLAIRDVMQTVPCDVSTLAIGLACSAGQFLLSAGTRGKRYALRHARILMHQGSAGIGGSAVEIEIQANDLRHIRDTVLGLIASDTGQPFDVIHEDSLHDHWYTAEQAREYGFIDHIVESFDQVMPRRAAA; encoded by the coding sequence ATGGCAGAAGACATGAAAGCGCCGCTGTTCAACGAGACGGCGCGGCAGCGGTTGTTCGCGCAGCGGATCGTCGTACTGGACCGGGCTCTCGACGACGACCTCGGGACCCTGCTGGCGACTCAGATCCTGACGCTGGCGGCCGAGGACCCGGACTCCGACATCGCGTTCTGGATCCACTCGCCCGGTGGGTCGGTGCCGTCGATGCTCGCGATCCGGGACGTGATGCAGACCGTGCCGTGCGACGTGTCGACGCTGGCGATCGGGCTCGCCTGCAGCGCCGGGCAGTTCCTGCTGTCGGCCGGTACGCGCGGCAAGCGGTACGCCCTGCGGCACGCGCGGATCCTGATGCACCAGGGCTCGGCCGGGATCGGCGGCTCCGCGGTGGAGATCGAGATCCAGGCGAACGACCTGCGCCACATCCGCGACACCGTGCTGGGGCTGATCGCCAGCGACACCGGGCAGCCGTTCGACGTGATCCACGAGGACTCGCTGCACGACCACTGGTACACCGCGGAACAGGCCCGCGAGTACGGCTTCATCGACCACATCGTCGAGTCGTTCGACCAGGTGATGCCCCGGAGGGCGGCCGCATGA